CGGCGGTCGAATTCGACCGTATATGAAGAACGTAGACGACCTGATCGAGAGCGCGGCCGAGCTCGCAGAGCGGGGGCTCTCGAAGGGCGAGATCGCGGACGAACTCAACGTCTCCAGGGAGACCGCGAGCTGGCTCGTCGAACGGAGCGGAACCGCAGCCCAGGAGAACGACCGGAGCGCGGGCGGAAACGGTGCGGGCGGGCCCCAGGACATCCACGTCGACTGGTCCGCGATCGGCCGGGACAGCAAGCGGATGGGGGCCATCGCCGAGGCGATGGCCGACCTCCTCGCGAAACACGGCGAGAACGTCGACCTCACGATCGGGATCGAGAAGGCCGGCGGGCCGATCGCGACCCTCGTCGCCCGCGAACTCGAGACGGACCTCGGAACCTACACGCCCGCGAAACACCAGTGGGAGGAAGGCGACATCGAGGACCTCGGGGGGACGTTCTCGCGGAACTTCGCGGGCATCCGCAACCGGGAGTGTTACATCGTCGACGACAC
Above is a genomic segment from Natrononativus amylolyticus containing:
- the gfcR gene encoding transcriptional regulator GfcR produces the protein MKNVDDLIESAAELAERGLSKGEIADELNVSRETASWLVERSGTAAQENDRSAGGNGAGGPQDIHVDWSAIGRDSKRMGAIAEAMADLLAKHGENVDLTIGIEKAGGPIATLVARELETDLGTYTPAKHQWEEGDIEDLGGTFSRNFAGIRNRECYIVDDTVTSGTTMRETIEAVRARGGEPLACVVLADKQGVEELEGVPVYSLLQVISVGNEE